In Juglans regia cultivar Chandler chromosome 13, Walnut 2.0, whole genome shotgun sequence, the DNA window cgaccttctctctctctctcactagcTAATAAATATCTGGGGGAGTACTACAGTAGTTCTCGAtctacatgatgaatattgtagCTTCCAGATCAGGtatcaaattcaagaattataaacgctaataattaattaatttatttatttataatactaTTAGAATTTCATGGGTTCACATGCAATACCCGTGATTTTGAATTCCTGTTGAAAACGAGATCACTATATTATatctttcaataatttaaaagaaactatctctattattgtttattactgtttatcaacaataataaacaataaaaagattttttttttgattaatCTGTATAAATGCCAGTATGCGACGTAATAACACAATCATGCATGAAGaataagagagagggagaaaagaaaagtagaaaaaaatattgatttttgagttttaaattccaacccttcatctttaatcttcagatttaatttaacggtagaaatttaaatattgatttaaactaacataaaatagataattaaaatataaatattctattatacacttaaaattaactttaatttataaaatattaatttttcatcattaaataaaagataaagttttactgaatatttttaagaaaataatatcatatcatacactaaaaatcaattttaatttataaaatactaatttttcatcattaaataaatgataaaattttattatatatttttaagagaaaaaaactatataattaatttaaatttttaatataatttatattttataataaataatgaatttaaataaataataattttattcttatatattaaattattttaatatttaaagttacattttattttatttttcaatttagcatatatttgtacgtttgttaattgttactgctagtatatatatatatatatagcaatttaATTATTGCAGCCAGCTTTTTCCCGAAAGTTGGAGAGAAAAGGAAGTCTCGTGCATGTAAATCGTGGTGGTTGAAAGAAATTATGAGCCTGAAATAGTACAGGTTGGTTTCACCTGTACTATTTCacatcactttttcttttttctttcaaatatatattctcGGAAAAATACTAGATACCCCGTTGAGAGCTTTCGTTGggatatagtattttttttatgtattttgttttaagttttttataatattttttaacatttttaaaaaattaaaaattattaaaatattattaaaaaatatttttttaatcacgaaataaaaaaaattattaaaaaatattttcttaaatttaaaaaaatattttttaataatattttttactttctaattaaaaaaatatttttaataattaaaaaaatatttaaaaaatttatataaaattattttaaaaaatcacataaaacacATACTATAACTTCAGCGTGAGCTGTAGCATCGTCCATGAGAGTGATCATAGAGCCATAACCACTCTCGGTGAATAGTTATCGTGGCTTCTTGTTGAACTTTtcagggatttttttttttttttttgttggtggtTTTTAAATATGAAGTACTGAGACAGTACAATAACATTAATTAGGCCTAAGAATTAGGTTGGGCTTCGCTAAGACCCAtactacatataaaaaatttcgaGAAGACTATGTACGGTAAGCGACAACCTTTTGGTGCgcaataagtaaaattataataaaaataaatttataaattaacgtatttttattaaaaaaaaaaatttattaattactatttactaatccatatttcatattctataaaaaatatctttatatttaaaaaaaaaaattataaatataaaaaaaataaataataattgatatataacaTTCCTATTGGCTGACTGCTCATTGATGGTTCTTGAGTGAGACAGTACCGACATGAGCATCGCGTGCTGCGCGCCAGTGGTGGATGAGTAATGAAGGTTGTTTTTATAAAGATTTGGGGCTAGAAAATCAATCAGTGCAGGGATCAATGTGGCGAGTTCGAATTGGATTGAGAAGGTGTTATATATAAGTTCAATCCAGATTCAgaaacccatttttttttattaggcttCCTAGTTTGGATACGTAGTTTTACCTTCCCGAGTCCGTACGCTTATTAATTACTCAAACCTTTGGTGTAGTTATTCGAACGTGAATAAGAAGTATTAATTGCTCCTCCTGGAACATGCAAGTTACAACAGTACTAAAAGGTTTGAGGACCTACCTTCAGatatcatcttcaacctcctttCAAGACAATCTGTAAAAACACCTCTTCGCTGTCCCCGTCTCTCCATAACCTGGTGCGACATTATCGACAACCCATCTCTTGCTTCCATGAAACAAGTCAACGAAAAACCTCAGCTTACTGTTTTATTCTCCTTCCACCTGTAATCAGGGCAAAATGAAGCTGTTTTTAATGGAATATGATAGCAATAGTAATACTTTTAAGGCAGCCACTAACCCCATTGCTGAGTTTGCAAATTTATACTGCTTCAGTTTAGTTAGCATTTATTATGgcttgtttttctttaaaaattggTTTGGTAAAGAACAAGATTTTCTCTACAACCCTCTTAGGGGACAAGCTCTAATGCTGCCACAGGCTAGTGATGAATCCGATGATGTGTCCTATCCTATGGCCTCGGACTCGATTGTATAACCAACACGTACAAGGTGGTTCGTGTTTTCTCCAAAGGGCCTGTCTTTTTGTCCGGGGAAGCAGGTTACACCTTAGGGGACAAGAGTCGTACTTTGTGGAGGGAAGTCATCCCAGTTGCTCCTCGTCTCATCAGACGAATGCCAGTCTCTGCATATGGGGACCTGCATTAGATGATTGCCCATGATCTGGATGATAGAGTTGATGAGGGTATGATAGTTTCTTTCCACACTAAGAAAGAGGAGTTCAGCATGACTCCTCATCCTGACTTCTGCAGAAAAAAATACAGATACTTTTGCTTGTTTGATCTGAGAGGATCTTTGACTATGACAGATTTCTCATCAACAAAACACATTGACATCTGGGTGCTGAAAGATTATGACAAGATAGAATGATTTAGAGAAAACAGAATTAGTCTTGAAAGGCATAGCAGTGTAGGAATATGTTGGTATTTGGGAGCGTGGCCTGTTGATTATGACAGAGTCTGGCGATAAATTACAACCTAGAAACTGGTTGCACGTATCACATACTGTGCCAAAAAACAGGCAGGAGCATACACAACAATGTAAACCTTTACGGTTTTACTGGGAGCCTGGTTTCTCTTGGGAACTATggaaatttgatgaaaattacagTTGGTGAATGGAACTCGATTGATCTTCAACATTCATATAATGTAATTCTATGAAATATTCTTCGGTTGATCTCTATTTGAACATTTATGTCAGTGTATAAATTTTTCAGTGTACTCATCAATTATACACCTACATTATAGTCTCACACATTCTGGCCTggttaatttgtttaatttcatCGTCCAATCTTAGCACATTGAAGTCTGCATACATATATAGCCTTTTGATGCTGGAGACTTCAAGGGGCTGTTGAGGTTTGGGTTGACTTTCTGGTTCAGTCTTGAGATTATCAAAATGCGGTgtcagtattatatataaatattaatcaaAAGACTACTACATTTAAAAGACCAAATGCAAATAACCCTTGCCAATAGGTTCAAGTACGCAAGTAATCGTTTGTATAACAATTAGTTTACATGTTTGGAACAGTGAATCAAGAATTGAAATGCTATCgttttatgatgattttatcAATGTCTTAAGCGGTGTGATTCCCGTAAAATCTAGTCAGTGAATTCACCTAGCAATAGCATGGTTCAGTACACCACAAAATGAGGTGAATTAACCAATCAAGTCACGAATGGAACATACTTGATCATCTTAACTCCCTGCACGCCTGAAACCTGGCATCATTCCTATAATTAGTTCTGCCGCCGCAGCAGCCAGCCAGCCAAAGATGTCCACCGGGCCGCAACCAGTGCTTCTGTAGCTTTGGATCACGCAGTTcacttttcctccttttctatCTACCCATTGGCATTCGCCAGATAAAGCAGCCTTCTGTTTAACCCCCAGTGGCCATAACAACCGCTTGCTTTCGCCACTTAGGCACCTTGTTCATAAGATGAATGTACCGATACCTCATACCCATCAATGGATGCTTCTCCACCAAGAAATCCTTCCTATAAGCCTCCCTAAGCACCACAGTCTGCGTCCTGATCTTATTTGACACGTAAAATATACCAGGATAATGAGACAAAGCCTTCTTAAACCTCGCCCCAAACCCCAAGTACTCCCCCACGCAAAACGCAAGGTCCCTTTCCATCTTCTTCGACACAAGCAACCAAAACAACTCGTGAAGCACCGCCACAGCCCACTTCTCAGCCTGAGCGCTACTAGGCGACAAGTGAAACGCATCCTCGTAGGGAGAAATGTACGGAAGCTCTTGCCACTCCTCGACCCAATTCCACACCTTTTTCTCTAACTCAAATCCTTTTGGCAAACACATGGGGAACGCAATGCGCCTTCCTTTCTTGGAGCCCGAGTTACCGCAGTTCAACACCCTTCTCTCCACTTCCGACACTGCCAGTTCGTCCCTCCAAGAAACAAGCTCTAAGGCAAGCACTTGCTCACCACTCAACTCGTCCTTGATCTCGCAAACCTGAAAATACTCGGGGAAATCTGCGAGAAGGGTCAAAACATAATTATGAGGAAGACCCATGTCCCATATCAAtctatctactatatatataggcaatTTACAGGCTCTGGTGAGCATTAGGAGCTTGGAGAGGCGTCGAACCGCTTCCTTTCGGTGAATCGGGGAGCTGTGAATTGCGGATTCTTCTTTGTGGAGGGCAAGGGCTTGCTGGGTGAGCTTAAGTTGAGGAGGGAGGTTAGGACGGGGATGGAATTGGGTGAAAATGGAGGGGTATTTCAGGGAGAACTTGTAGGTGGAGGTGGGGAGGTGGAGGTGAGCTTTGAGGAGAGAGGCggtggagagagggagggactTGGAAGGGGTTGAGAGGATGTGGTTCTTGAGGAAGACGGCTTGCTGGAGGTCTTTCTCTCGATGGACCGCGAAGTCGAGGTATGGGTCTCGGACCCATTTGATTCTGGCGTCGATGAAGGTACGGAATTGGTGTCGCTGGTGCGGGAGTTTGGTGTATGGCGGAGCCATTGGCGGGGCACCTTGTGTGTGTTTCCTAATCAGAGGGAGGCGAAGGGCGACGAAGCCCAACTGGAAAATACGATTATGCTCGGAATTGggtttctttttccctttttttcattttgtttttgtttttttttttaaaaaaaaaaatttgtttttcattattatCCAAGTTTGCCTGTACAAAGCCACAGTCAAAGGGATAATGATATTATGATAGTCTCACCTttcatttattactttttttactattcagttattttcattttattctttaaatctgaattaaaaattttaaaaaatgaccttctaaattatacataatcatgtaatttaattaagaataaatttaattttataaaaattaaattatttaatttttataaaattaaatttattcttaattaaattacatgattatgttgattgattaaatttatcttcttttagATTACACTAGAATGTTATATTCTgagatttttaatataaattcaaataataaaaagagaaaaagaaactgaatggtaaaataataataacggAGGTATAAAGATATCATAGATTGATGACCCCGGCCAAAGGCATAACACATAACctccattttgaaaaaaagctTGTATTTAGTTAGACGCAGAACATCGACTCGAAATGCACTCGGATTTAGATACATTCAAAATCCAGAGAGGCACAAATATGttgtaaaacaaaaaaggaacaAAGCTCAAATATGTGGAATTGTTGGGGAGTTGGAGACTAGCTAACACTGAGCAAACAACCAAGTCTATAACCACCAAGTTGTAGCCCAGTTGGTATGAACTTAGCTGGCTTTTCCTGATTTAAGATTAGGAGTTTGAATAAGGACATAAGTTGAAACCACTTATAATAGTAAAACTTGATCTTTGAGCTATGGAATGAACTTTAGACTAATTAGATACTTTGGAGGTACAGTAGTGACAAGCTCGCCTTTGTAACAATAGCTATGAGTCAAACCGGATATTCTGGCAAGGAAAGACTCCTATGATTATGCCTAGAGAAGATTGCTATGCCAGTAGCCCCACctcccctttcttcttcttaagaagaagaagaagaaaagaaaagagtaaagtTAATTGCGATAAAAGTACAGAACCAAAACTCTTTGAAGGCAAATCGGGTAAGCTATTAGAAAGTGGGTGACACCGTGAAGGCATGGGAAGAGTCACATGTTTTAGATAGTTCGTCTGGACAAAATGTGGCAATTAGTGTGCGCGGGACAtctttatttttggcattcccTTCTTAGTCTGACGTGTACGATCTTTTGCTTCTTTCTTCCGAATGGACTCTGCACTAAGCTGCGCCTCAGCTTCCTCCATCAGTTTTTTCCTCTCTGCTTTCTTTTTCTGCAAGGCTTCTTGCCTAGCATTTTGAAGTTCTTTATATGCCTCTTGAGCAGCCTTTAATCTGGCTGCTTCTGTTTTAGATCGAGCCTGCAATTGGACCAGTCGTGGTTCAAGGATATCATAACTTTTCCGGCAAGTTTTGTTTAGTCAAATTAAAGAATGTTGCTATAAGCTAACCCACCTGAGAACTCAGTTTGTACCGCCCTATCAAGTCGATATAATAAGGCACAAGAGCCACCAATCGAGCCATATCAGCCATGTTGTTGGCGTCTGGGAGGGCAAACTTGAACAAGAGCAACTTCTTGTGTGTGCCCGGGTGTTGATCAGAGAAATGCAATGAGATGAAATGCTTTCCGAATTTCTCAAAGGCTTTTTCTCCAAAAACCTGCAAAAAAACCATGTACAAACTTACATG includes these proteins:
- the LOC108988954 gene encoding protein WHAT'S THIS FACTOR 9, mitochondrial, encoding MAPPYTKLPHQRHQFRTFIDARIKWVRDPYLDFAVHREKDLQQAVFLKNHILSTPSKSLPLSTASLLKAHLHLPTSTYKFSLKYPSIFTQFHPRPNLPPQLKLTQQALALHKEESAIHSSPIHRKEAVRRLSKLLMLTRACKLPIYIVDRLIWDMGLPHNYVLTLLADFPEYFQVCEIKDELSGEQVLALELVSWRDELAVSEVERRVLNCGNSGSKKGRRIAFPMCLPKGFELEKKVWNWVEEWQELPYISPYEDAFHLSPSSAQAEKWAVAVLHELFWLLVSKKMERDLAFCVGEYLGFGARFKKALSHYPGIFYVSNKIRTQTVVLREAYRKDFLVEKHPLMGMRYRYIHLMNKVPKWRKQAVVMATGG